One region of Chitinispirillales bacterium ANBcel5 genomic DNA includes:
- a CDS encoding ester cyclase — protein sequence MNDSTQIELIKRLYPLISNKNYNTVLELCSPDAVWIYPTVDNVPYSGVWKGQIRIKAFLERFTESEDIMEYAPLEFIGNEGRFAVLGQLRSVARPAGRLWQSKFIHTITIKDQQITHFEAGFDTAAALKAHQADREISEKNKEIIMTMIERIKNGGDIDLADALIGGEYIYRSTGGGEYHGKDGLRSLVASYRDAFPDFRIRVEQMVSDEHAVASHCTIFGTHKGKIMGIAPTGKRVKIPALIMSSMREKRVAEEFEIIDTEDLLSQLSD from the coding sequence ATGAACGATTCAACACAAATTGAACTCATCAAACGACTTTACCCCCTGATCAGTAACAAAAATTATAACACTGTCTTAGAGCTGTGCTCACCCGATGCGGTGTGGATCTATCCTACAGTCGACAATGTCCCCTATTCAGGGGTTTGGAAAGGACAAATACGAATAAAAGCCTTCCTTGAGCGTTTCACCGAATCTGAGGATATAATGGAATACGCCCCTCTTGAGTTTATCGGTAATGAGGGACGATTTGCTGTTTTGGGACAGTTGCGTTCGGTTGCCAGGCCTGCCGGCAGGTTGTGGCAGAGTAAGTTTATCCATACAATCACCATTAAAGATCAACAGATCACCCACTTTGAAGCGGGGTTCGATACTGCTGCAGCCCTAAAAGCTCACCAGGCAGACAGAGAGATCAGTGAAAAGAACAAAGAAATAATTATGACCATGATAGAACGTATCAAAAATGGTGGTGATATCGATCTTGCAGACGCGCTTATCGGCGGTGAATATATCTACCGCTCCACCGGTGGTGGCGAATACCATGGAAAAGATGGGCTGAGGAGCCTTGTGGCCTCTTACAGAGACGCATTCCCCGATTTTCGTATCAGAGTGGAGCAGATGGTGTCTGATGAGCATGCGGTGGCATCACACTGCACTATTTTTGGTACCCACAAGGGCAAAATTATGGGAATCGCACCTACGGGTAAAAGAGTTAAGATACCGGCGCTTATTATGAGTTCTATGAGAGAGAAGCGTGTGGCTGAGGAGTTTGAGATTATCGATACAGAGGACCTTCTGAGCCAGCTTAGCGATTAG